The Enterococcus sp. 7F3_DIV0205 genome has a window encoding:
- a CDS encoding antibiotic biosynthesis monooxygenase, whose product MYIVTNTIKTETAHSQKIIKQFTAGHTKESMEAVDGFLNFQLMHRLLPEDPEITELVVLSRWTSKEHQKNWVNSQSFKQMHQRKDNKEEPENEKPKRAGFISSTIAEYDVLT is encoded by the coding sequence ATGTATATTGTAACGAATACGATTAAAACTGAGACGGCTCATTCACAAAAAATCATTAAACAGTTTACCGCTGGTCATACTAAAGAAAGTATGGAAGCGGTAGATGGATTTTTGAATTTTCAATTAATGCATCGATTATTACCAGAGGATCCTGAAATAACGGAATTGGTTGTTTTAAGTCGCTGGACTTCAAAGGAGCATCAAAAAAATTGGGTGAACAGTCAATCGTTCAAACAGATGCATCAAAGAAAAGACAATAAAGAAGAGCCTGAAAATGAAAAACCTAAAAGAGCTGGATTTATTTCAAGTACAATAGCTGAATATGACGTTTTAACGTAA
- a CDS encoding glycoside hydrolase family 38 C-terminal domain-containing protein, producing the protein MKKIHVVAHTHWDREWYFSDNEAFIQFSYHMDEVIYALENNELDYYYLDGQLSILDDYLKVYPEKEARIIKLVTASKLFIGPWYTQMDEFVVAGESVVKNLQIGIDMSKRLGGYTSLGYLPDSFGQGKDMPKIYNGFGIQDAVFWRGMPSGVTKSREFYWTAEDGSKVLTINIRNGYYAGVTLVEGDLYQKKSMLDLVSEDSSTEIVTLPVGGDQRAVDRNLKAIIQEVNEQFDSEYKIEESNYPHIFNLLRARAENLPTVQGEFMSGSVSKIHRSIYSSRYDLKKLNDTIENRLIFQLEPLMLMADDLGIPFKRELLDYIWKLLLKNHAHDSIGGCNTDKTNEMILARYKEADQLSYSTIDYLVRKISESIEGIKENDLILFNTLPYTRTDPYVVEVSTKLENIKLFDENHSELDIQVISTEKVYAGEVRRSESDYDESKYYYIHKISFIKETLPLSYRIVTIEEQNEMIDNTDRTDRENAIIENDSYKISFAKGKFSILAKDQGKMYENCLYMEESGDEGDTYDYSPAYHDKIHQLTFDTTDASVQTGSFISTMTLKGSWQVPKDLNARKEQNLNEVIDYTFTLSLSKSSKRIDMKLKINNQALDHRMRFVVKTPVESQVSYADTLFGIVERNNHDPHINDWKELGWKEEPTEIYPMIHYANIHDTTASWTVISKGIKEYQVIDSKMYITLFRGVGFLGRPELLRRPGDASGNQFRYIPTPDSQLLGTLEMEFSLMIAEEFDPVKIQKEYQQYSVASPYYQVQLLNRFTNPIQYFQSNKIDQLNSPKEILNLDNSNLVFSALELSRDGHRINIRLYNPSLVEQVVNETILLKDKKNVSFVDLKGDLLESLGNINEIPLGEFKPGEIKTVSIER; encoded by the coding sequence ATGAAGAAAATACATGTTGTCGCTCATACACATTGGGATCGTGAATGGTATTTTAGCGATAATGAAGCATTTATCCAATTTTCTTATCATATGGATGAAGTGATTTATGCTTTGGAAAATAACGAATTAGACTACTATTACTTAGATGGCCAATTAAGTATTTTAGATGATTATTTAAAAGTTTATCCAGAAAAAGAAGCAAGGATCATAAAATTAGTTACAGCGAGTAAATTATTTATCGGACCTTGGTATACGCAGATGGATGAATTTGTGGTAGCTGGGGAATCAGTTGTGAAGAATTTACAAATTGGTATCGATATGTCAAAAAGATTAGGCGGCTACACATCCTTGGGCTATTTACCCGACTCTTTTGGTCAAGGAAAGGACATGCCTAAAATTTATAATGGGTTTGGTATTCAAGATGCTGTATTTTGGCGAGGAATGCCTAGTGGAGTCACAAAAAGTCGTGAATTTTATTGGACTGCTGAAGATGGTTCGAAAGTATTGACGATCAATATTCGCAATGGTTACTATGCTGGAGTGACGCTCGTTGAGGGCGATCTTTATCAAAAGAAATCTATGCTGGATCTTGTATCTGAGGATAGCAGTACAGAGATAGTGACTTTACCAGTTGGAGGAGATCAGCGAGCGGTAGATCGCAATTTGAAAGCAATTATCCAAGAAGTTAATGAACAATTTGACAGCGAATACAAAATTGAAGAAAGCAATTACCCTCATATTTTTAATCTATTAAGAGCCAGAGCAGAAAATTTACCAACGGTTCAAGGGGAATTTATGAGCGGAAGTGTTTCGAAAATTCATCGTTCGATCTATTCATCAAGATACGACTTAAAAAAATTGAATGACACGATCGAAAATCGCTTGATTTTCCAGTTAGAACCTTTGATGTTAATGGCGGATGATTTAGGAATTCCCTTTAAAAGAGAACTGTTGGATTATATTTGGAAGCTATTATTGAAAAATCATGCCCATGACAGCATCGGTGGTTGTAATACGGATAAAACCAATGAAATGATTTTGGCTAGATATAAAGAAGCGGATCAATTGTCTTATTCAACGATCGATTACCTTGTGCGAAAAATATCTGAATCCATTGAAGGAATCAAAGAAAATGATTTAATTTTATTTAATACACTGCCCTATACCAGAACGGATCCTTATGTGGTAGAAGTGAGTACAAAACTTGAAAATATTAAGTTATTTGATGAAAATCATAGTGAACTGGATATACAAGTAATATCAACAGAAAAAGTGTATGCTGGTGAAGTTAGACGATCAGAAAGTGATTACGATGAATCAAAATATTACTACATCCATAAAATAAGCTTCATTAAAGAAACATTACCATTATCATATAGGATTGTTACCATAGAAGAGCAAAATGAAATGATTGATAACACAGATCGAACTGATAGAGAAAATGCAATTATTGAAAATGATTCATATAAAATCAGTTTTGCAAAAGGGAAGTTCTCTATTTTAGCAAAAGACCAAGGAAAAATGTATGAAAATTGTCTTTATATGGAAGAATCTGGTGATGAAGGAGATACGTATGATTATTCACCTGCTTATCACGATAAAATCCATCAGTTGACTTTTGATACGACAGATGCATCCGTCCAAACTGGTTCCTTTATTTCTACAATGACATTAAAGGGGAGTTGGCAGGTACCAAAAGATTTAAACGCTAGAAAAGAGCAAAACTTAAATGAAGTGATTGACTATACTTTTACATTGTCATTAAGCAAAAGTTCTAAGCGAATTGATATGAAATTAAAAATCAATAATCAAGCTTTGGATCATCGAATGCGCTTCGTTGTAAAGACACCAGTTGAAAGTCAGGTCAGCTATGCGGATACACTATTTGGCATTGTAGAACGAAATAATCACGATCCTCATATCAATGATTGGAAAGAACTTGGTTGGAAAGAAGAACCAACAGAAATTTATCCAATGATCCATTATGCGAATATTCATGATACAACAGCTAGCTGGACTGTTATTAGCAAAGGAATCAAGGAATATCAAGTGATTGACAGCAAGATGTATATTACTTTGTTTAGGGGGGTAGGGTTTTTAGGTAGACCTGAATTGTTAAGAAGACCTGGAGATGCTTCTGGGAATCAATTCCGCTATATTCCAACGCCAGACAGTCAATTGCTAGGGACTTTGGAAATGGAATTTTCATTGATGATTGCTGAGGAGTTTGATCCCGTGAAAATCCAAAAAGAATATCAACAATATTCAGTGGCAAGTCCGTATTACCAAGTTCAGCTATTGAATCGCTTTACCAATCCCATTCAATACTTCCAAAGCAATAAAATAGATCAATTAAATAGTCCAAAAGAAATTCTGAATTTAGATAATTCTAATCTAGTATTTAGTGCATTGGAGTTAAGCCGTGATGGTCATAGAATCAATATTCGTTTGTACAACCCATCATTAGTAGAACAAGTTGTCAACGAAACAATCCTATTAAAGGATAAAAAGAATGTTTCTTTTGTCGATTTAAAAGGTGACTTGCTTGAATCTTTAGGGAATATAAATGAAATTCCATTAGGTGAATTTAAACCAGGGGAAATTAAAACAGTTTCAATAGAAAGATAA
- a CDS encoding PTS sugar transporter subunit IIC: MKINIEKIQDPLLKIANKVDNNSVLQAIKNAFISSIPFTVVGSFSNLIKMQIDAFFGETAIGQTASAIFGNVYQGTLGIVALLIVFSTAYNYAKELMKKHPEANINPLLATLLAFAAYFVMVPNNVNFADSSADILQGYANNFFSYEGMFTALIVGLLAVFLYSILAKHKIAIKLPGNVPPNVFDSFFALIPISIVLLVCSVMKVVIEAFDFNSFMDMVSQLFVQPLTSVGTGLPAIIVVILLEQILWFLGLHGFNIVWGVVSALWLPIFLENVAKFAETKSFADISVAPNTMTNVYAMIGGSGATFGLILAILIFTPKTYSGREVAKLSFIPGLFGINEPIIFGFPIVLNPLMFIPFVFVPVFNAIVAYIVTKIGWVVPLVVLNSGNEPIFISTWILGAFHLSPVVLTAVLVVLDIFIYAPFVRMNMKFDESQLLNAQD, encoded by the coding sequence ATGAAAATAAATATTGAGAAAATTCAGGATCCATTACTAAAAATCGCTAATAAAGTAGATAATAACAGTGTTTTACAAGCAATTAAAAATGCTTTTATCAGCAGTATTCCTTTTACTGTTGTGGGTTCCTTTTCTAATTTGATCAAGATGCAGATCGATGCATTTTTTGGAGAGACGGCAATCGGACAAACTGCTTCTGCGATTTTTGGTAATGTTTACCAAGGAACACTTGGAATCGTTGCATTACTGATCGTGTTTTCTACTGCTTATAACTATGCAAAAGAATTGATGAAAAAGCATCCAGAGGCCAATATCAATCCTTTGTTGGCAACACTATTAGCTTTCGCAGCTTATTTTGTAATGGTACCAAATAATGTGAATTTCGCAGATAGTTCTGCTGATATTTTACAAGGATATGCCAATAATTTCTTTAGTTATGAAGGAATGTTTACAGCGTTGATTGTCGGATTACTTGCTGTTTTTCTCTACTCGATTTTAGCAAAACATAAAATCGCCATCAAACTACCCGGAAATGTTCCGCCAAATGTGTTTGACTCATTCTTTGCATTGATTCCAATTTCTATCGTGTTATTAGTTTGTTCTGTCATGAAAGTTGTGATCGAGGCGTTTGATTTTAATTCCTTTATGGATATGGTCAGTCAACTTTTTGTTCAACCGTTGACTTCTGTTGGAACAGGGTTGCCTGCAATTATCGTTGTTATTTTGTTAGAACAAATATTATGGTTTTTAGGATTACATGGCTTCAATATTGTTTGGGGTGTTGTTTCAGCTTTGTGGTTGCCAATCTTCTTGGAAAACGTTGCAAAATTTGCCGAAACAAAAAGCTTTGCTGACATTTCTGTGGCACCAAATACAATGACGAATGTGTATGCAATGATCGGTGGTTCAGGGGCAACGTTTGGTTTGATTTTAGCCATCTTGATTTTTACACCAAAAACATACAGTGGACGTGAAGTCGCTAAACTTTCATTTATCCCAGGTTTATTCGGGATCAATGAGCCGATTATTTTTGGTTTTCCAATCGTTCTAAACCCATTAATGTTTATCCCGTTTGTATTTGTACCAGTATTTAATGCGATTGTTGCATACATTGTTACTAAAATTGGTTGGGTCGTCCCACTAGTTGTGTTAAATTCAGGTAATGAGCCAATCTTTATCAGTACTTGGATTTTAGGGGCATTCCATTTAAGCCCAGTAGTTTTAACGGCTGTTTTAGTTGTTTTAGATATCTTTATCTATGCGCCATTTGTTCGGATGAATATGAAATTTGATGAAAGCCAATTACTAAATGCACAAGATTAG
- a CDS encoding MurR/RpiR family transcriptional regulator encodes MESYIELIIQANQKKFTDVERVIAQYFLDGNKELGIQELAKQLSVSNSSITRFCKKIGLANYKELIYLYKYSSKGTKKQTDSSISYVNLNYSLLLNDIIEKLDKDEVKKAALMIDGGRIIHYWGTGYNAFCGEDFQFKFSRLGKIVNVIKDEHSIVMMAHGVQQGDLVVVSSISGDNAAIQEAIKIVSDKHAKVIVITANEKSSYKAFSEAFCLTSSMGKKDMGGISPQIPVLTVIDILYTEILAMYHEDTIKSWIKSEVILKGK; translated from the coding sequence ATGGAAAGTTACATTGAACTAATTATTCAGGCAAATCAAAAAAAATTTACTGATGTAGAACGAGTGATTGCACAATATTTTCTTGACGGGAATAAAGAACTAGGGATTCAAGAGCTAGCTAAACAACTAAGTGTATCTAATTCTTCAATTACGCGTTTTTGTAAAAAAATTGGGTTAGCTAATTATAAAGAATTGATATACTTATATAAATATTCCAGTAAAGGAACAAAAAAACAAACCGATTCAAGTATTAGCTATGTAAATTTAAATTACTCATTACTGCTAAATGATATTATCGAAAAACTAGACAAAGATGAAGTAAAAAAAGCAGCGTTAATGATTGATGGTGGACGAATTATTCACTATTGGGGGACAGGGTATAATGCTTTTTGTGGAGAAGATTTCCAGTTTAAATTCTCTCGTCTTGGAAAAATTGTCAACGTGATCAAAGATGAACATTCCATTGTGATGATGGCTCATGGTGTCCAACAAGGTGATTTAGTTGTTGTATCTTCGATTTCGGGTGACAACGCAGCTATTCAGGAAGCAATAAAAATTGTTTCAGACAAACATGCAAAAGTGATTGTGATCACAGCAAATGAAAAAAGTTCCTATAAAGCATTTTCTGAAGCATTTTGTTTAACGAGTTCAATGGGGAAAAAAGATATGGGTGGGATATCACCTCAGATTCCTGTGTTGACGGTAATTGACATCTTATATACTGAAATACTAGCGATGTACCATGAAGATACAATTAAATCTTGGATTAAGTCAGAAGTGATTTTAAAAGGAAAGTAA
- a CDS encoding glycoside hydrolase family 125 protein, with protein sequence MNYSKSVIENVKKIVSEQSDNPRWGEVFSNCFDNTLETTVKSTAEDTFVITGDIPAMWLRDSSAQIKPYLIVANEDETIKKMIRGLVDRQVKCILIDPYANAFNEKDNGNCYHEDITQMNGWIWERKYEVDSLCYPIELAYLLWKKTGETKHFTNDFKKAAEMIIHVFKTEQRHENSPYRFERIGERPEDTLSNNGFGEAFGYTGMTWSGFRPSDDSCTYNYLIPANMFAVVILGYLEEILNEFYFDTLQAEKACELKLEIDHGIKKWGIIDHFGQKVYAYEVDGLGNYLLMDDANVPSLLAAPYLGYCSIDDPVYQNTRKLVLSDKNPYYYEGSKLKGIGSEHTPKEYVWPIALCIQGLTTNDRFEKAELLNNLVQTDAGTNHMHEGINVHDPNLFTREWFSWANMMFCELLLDYLKISK encoded by the coding sequence ATGAACTATTCAAAATCAGTCATCGAAAATGTAAAAAAAATAGTAAGCGAACAATCCGACAATCCAAGATGGGGTGAAGTGTTCTCAAATTGCTTTGACAATACGCTAGAAACAACCGTAAAATCAACAGCCGAAGATACTTTTGTGATCACGGGCGATATCCCAGCAATGTGGTTGCGAGATTCATCTGCTCAAATAAAACCTTATTTGATCGTAGCAAATGAAGATGAAACTATCAAAAAAATGATTCGAGGATTAGTTGATCGTCAAGTAAAATGTATTTTGATCGATCCATATGCGAATGCTTTCAATGAAAAGGATAATGGCAATTGCTATCATGAAGATATCACACAAATGAATGGTTGGATCTGGGAACGGAAGTATGAAGTGGACTCATTGTGTTATCCAATCGAACTAGCTTACTTATTATGGAAAAAAACAGGGGAAACAAAGCATTTCACTAATGATTTCAAAAAAGCTGCAGAGATGATCATTCATGTTTTCAAAACTGAACAGCGGCATGAAAACTCACCTTATCGTTTTGAGCGTATTGGCGAAAGGCCAGAAGATACGCTTTCCAACAATGGATTTGGTGAAGCTTTCGGCTATACTGGTATGACTTGGTCTGGTTTCCGTCCAAGTGATGACAGCTGTACATATAATTATTTAATTCCAGCCAATATGTTTGCTGTTGTTATTTTGGGCTATTTAGAAGAAATTTTAAATGAATTTTATTTTGATACATTACAAGCTGAGAAGGCTTGTGAGCTAAAACTAGAAATCGATCATGGTATTAAGAAATGGGGGATTATTGACCATTTTGGGCAAAAAGTTTATGCTTATGAAGTGGACGGACTAGGCAACTACCTCTTAATGGATGATGCAAATGTACCAAGTTTGTTAGCAGCACCCTATTTAGGGTATTGTTCGATTGACGATCCTGTTTATCAAAATACACGAAAGCTGGTTTTATCTGATAAGAATCCATATTACTACGAAGGAAGTAAGTTAAAAGGGATTGGGAGTGAGCATACGCCTAAAGAGTATGTGTGGCCAATTGCACTGTGTATTCAAGGATTGACGACTAATGATCGATTTGAAAAAGCTGAACTTCTAAATAATTTAGTTCAGACAGATGCAGGTACAAATCACATGCATGAAGGAATCAATGTTCATGATCCTAACCTGTTTACTCGCGAATGGTTTTCATGGGCGAATATGATGTTTTGTGAGCTACTTTTAGATTATTTAAAAATAAGTAAATAG
- a CDS encoding glycoside hydrolase family 1 protein — protein MKKFPEHFLWGAATSAPQSEGHGSLNGKSPSTWDKWYEMNPEKFQKNQGPEHTSNMYEMYSEDVKRMKNIHMNSFRTSIAWTRLLPDGKTVNQEAVTFYRNYFSELHANGVKPIINLFHFDMPWWLMEKGGWETRESIDAFSFYATTCFELFGDLVDQWTTFNEPMVHVECGYLYGYHYPAVHDLKKAVQVGFHTLMAHTMAVKAFKDGKYQGQIGIILNVSPCYPKSRSEEDLRAAELADLLNTKSFLDPTVLGTIPPKLVECLAENELLPKVAEQDLEMIRMNLVDFIGMNYYQPRRVQAPAEVNQPAISPADFYDHYDWPDKKINPYRGWEIYPEALYDVAMMIKNDYNNIAWYVSENGMGVADEERFLDQTGMIQDDYRIEFMEDHLNQLHKGIEAGSNCFGYHTWTFVDCWSWLNGYKNRYGFYRLDLENDERSLKKSGIWFKELIDRNGLI, from the coding sequence ATGAAAAAATTTCCAGAACATTTTTTATGGGGAGCGGCTACTTCTGCACCGCAATCGGAAGGACATGGCTCCTTGAATGGAAAATCCCCTTCGACATGGGATAAGTGGTATGAAATGAATCCAGAGAAATTTCAAAAGAATCAAGGACCTGAACATACATCAAATATGTATGAAATGTACAGTGAAGATGTCAAAAGAATGAAAAATATCCATATGAATTCCTTTAGAACATCTATTGCTTGGACTCGTTTATTGCCAGATGGTAAAACAGTTAATCAAGAAGCTGTTACTTTTTACCGTAATTATTTTTCTGAATTACATGCAAATGGGGTAAAACCAATCATCAATCTATTTCATTTTGATATGCCTTGGTGGTTGATGGAAAAAGGTGGTTGGGAAACACGAGAATCAATTGATGCATTTTCTTTTTATGCGACTACTTGTTTTGAGCTGTTTGGTGATTTAGTGGATCAATGGACAACTTTCAATGAGCCTATGGTTCATGTAGAATGTGGCTACCTATACGGTTACCATTATCCTGCAGTTCATGATTTGAAAAAAGCTGTCCAAGTGGGTTTTCATACGTTAATGGCGCATACGATGGCTGTAAAAGCATTTAAAGACGGAAAGTATCAAGGGCAAATCGGAATCATTTTGAATGTCTCTCCATGTTATCCTAAAAGCCGATCGGAAGAAGATTTACGTGCAGCAGAACTTGCTGATTTACTGAATACAAAAAGTTTTTTGGATCCGACCGTTTTAGGTACAATACCGCCAAAGTTAGTAGAATGTTTAGCGGAAAATGAGCTTCTTCCGAAAGTTGCAGAGCAAGACTTAGAAATGATCAGAATGAACTTAGTTGATTTTATTGGTATGAATTATTATCAACCTCGTCGTGTTCAAGCGCCTGCTGAGGTGAATCAGCCAGCTATATCGCCAGCTGATTTTTATGATCATTATGATTGGCCGGATAAAAAAATCAATCCTTATCGAGGATGGGAAATTTATCCTGAGGCATTATATGATGTCGCAATGATGATCAAAAATGACTACAACAATATTGCCTGGTACGTGTCAGAAAATGGAATGGGTGTGGCAGATGAAGAGCGATTTTTGGATCAAACTGGGATGATTCAAGATGATTATCGGATTGAATTTATGGAAGACCATTTAAATCAGCTGCATAAAGGAATCGAAGCAGGAAGTAATTGCTTTGGCTACCATACGTGGACTTTTGTCGATTGCTGGTCTTGGCTGAATGGATATAAAAATCGTTATGGTTTTTACCGACTGGATTTAGAAAATGATGAGCGTTCTTTGAAAAAGAGCGGGATTTGGTTCAAAGAGCTGATTGATCGAAATGGCTTAATATAA
- a CDS encoding class I SAM-dependent methyltransferase, which yields MEKMKLKKYWQTIEELAFSGWDFSYMNHRWEIEELPWCYSEFVREYLSKDLNLLDMGTGGGELLLTFNHPYDKTCVTEGWEPNYQLLKEKLQPLGVTIVFVAEDDQLNFPNDSFDIVLNRHESYDLGEVRRVLKHGGVFITQQVGDQNGCILSEKLLKNVQPKINRWSLETEQKSLLKENFDTIFAREYYPYQHFYDMEGLIYYVKRVPWEYPNFSVETHFDELLALQEELLKNRFIYNQQHRFALVGRLKG from the coding sequence ATGGAGAAAATGAAGTTAAAAAAGTATTGGCAAACTATTGAAGAACTGGCTTTTAGTGGTTGGGATTTTTCGTATATGAATCACAGATGGGAAATTGAAGAGTTGCCTTGGTGTTATTCTGAATTTGTTCGTGAGTATTTGTCCAAGGATCTGAATTTATTGGATATGGGAACTGGTGGAGGAGAATTATTACTGACATTTAATCATCCCTACGATAAGACTTGTGTAACTGAAGGATGGGAACCAAATTATCAGTTGCTAAAAGAAAAACTTCAACCTTTAGGTGTAACGATTGTTTTTGTTGCTGAAGATGATCAACTAAATTTTCCTAATGATTCCTTTGATATCGTTTTAAATAGGCATGAGTCTTATGATCTTGGGGAAGTAAGGAGAGTATTGAAACATGGCGGAGTTTTTATTACACAACAAGTTGGAGATCAAAATGGCTGTATTCTTTCAGAAAAATTGCTGAAGAATGTTCAACCAAAAATCAACAGGTGGTCACTAGAAACTGAACAAAAATCATTGTTAAAGGAAAATTTTGATACTATATTTGCTAGAGAATATTATCCATATCAACATTTTTACGATATGGAAGGATTGATTTATTACGTTAAAAGAGTACCCTGGGAATATCCCAATTTTTCTGTAGAAACTCATTTTGATGAATTACTTGCGCTTCAAGAAGAATTACTAAAGAATAGGTTCATTTATAATCAACAACATCGATTTGCTCTAGTAGGAAGGCTAAAAGGGTAA
- a CDS encoding universal stress protein has product MINNYSNILVALDGSKNSELALKHGVAIAKEKDATLYLLSVVDENAISHSSYAYSKVLAEEKEAIEKELLKNIYYATEQGLEDVIPIVEIGNPKEMISTIVPTNQAIDLIIVGATGKGMIQSNQLGTTTSYVVQSAPCNVLVVK; this is encoded by the coding sequence ATGATCAATAACTACTCAAATATCTTAGTCGCTCTGGATGGATCAAAAAACTCTGAGCTAGCTTTAAAACATGGTGTTGCTATTGCAAAAGAAAAAGATGCTACCTTATATTTATTATCTGTTGTTGACGAAAATGCAATCAGCCATAGCTCTTATGCTTATTCAAAAGTATTGGCTGAAGAAAAAGAAGCTATCGAAAAGGAACTATTAAAAAATATTTATTATGCCACTGAACAAGGTTTAGAAGATGTGATTCCAATTGTTGAAATTGGTAATCCAAAGGAAATGATTTCTACAATAGTACCCACAAATCAAGCAATTGATTTAATTATCGTTGGAGCTACTGGTAAAGGGATGATCCAATCGAATCAACTAGGCACTACGACTAGTTATGTTGTGCAATCTGCCCCTTGTAATGTCCTTGTTGTGAAATAA
- a CDS encoding murein hydrolase activator EnvC family protein, which translates to MKKKLLITLSFILLVNVAPLGVLADDLDQKIENQMKKIEDIVKNEKDAKDYLATLENEIATIETEYQTVLSEKQKHEKEMNKLNTDIANLETKIKKRNEQLRAQARNTQTNHEQESMLTVLLSAESISDAISKALAVNTLVTANNDILTAQKNDKKDLDALKVSLTETLATLEKKTAELEEKEAALAEAKLEQNVKINEIAANLATETAEKDKFVKQKEEAIKKKEAQLKAIAEEKKKEADAKALAEKQAKEQAKIKPTATTTTQTTEKEQPASVPDTSADTGSNDVSDNTQQAPTPPPASSGGWSAPVASMNITSGFGGREDPTGISGSFHDGIDFGGASGTPIMAARSGEVVSANYSGMAGNHVVIKHDNGYYSYYLHMSSLSVAAGQSVSAGQTLGGMGTTGNSTGVHLHFSISTGLWSGFVNPAPFLGL; encoded by the coding sequence TTGAAGAAAAAACTACTGATTACACTTTCATTTATTTTACTAGTAAACGTTGCACCACTGGGCGTGTTAGCGGATGATCTTGATCAAAAAATCGAAAATCAAATGAAAAAAATAGAAGATATCGTAAAAAACGAGAAGGACGCTAAAGATTACTTAGCAACTTTAGAAAATGAAATCGCAACAATCGAAACAGAATATCAAACTGTTCTCTCTGAGAAACAAAAACATGAAAAAGAAATGAATAAATTAAACACTGATATTGCGAATTTAGAAACTAAAATAAAAAAACGAAATGAACAGTTGCGCGCTCAAGCAAGAAATACTCAAACAAATCATGAACAAGAATCTATGCTAACTGTTTTACTAAGTGCTGAATCGATTTCTGATGCTATTTCAAAAGCCTTAGCTGTCAATACATTAGTTACCGCTAATAATGACATTCTAACTGCTCAAAAAAATGACAAAAAAGATCTTGACGCACTGAAAGTATCTCTGACAGAAACATTAGCAACACTTGAGAAGAAAACCGCTGAACTTGAAGAAAAAGAAGCAGCTTTGGCAGAGGCAAAACTTGAACAGAATGTTAAAATCAATGAAATTGCTGCTAATCTTGCAACAGAAACGGCTGAAAAAGACAAGTTCGTTAAACAAAAAGAAGAAGCTATCAAGAAAAAAGAAGCCCAATTAAAAGCAATTGCTGAAGAAAAGAAAAAAGAAGCAGATGCCAAAGCTTTAGCTGAAAAGCAAGCGAAAGAACAAGCTAAAATCAAACCAACAGCCACTACTACTACTCAAACAACAGAAAAGGAACAGCCAGCAAGTGTGCCTGATACTTCAGCAGATACTGGTAGCAATGATGTTTCTGATAATACACAACAAGCTCCTACTCCTCCACCAGCTTCTTCTGGCGGATGGTCTGCTCCTGTAGCAAGTATGAACATCACGAGTGGATTTGGCGGTCGTGAAGATCCTACTGGGATTTCTGGCAGTTTCCATGATGGCATCGATTTTGGTGGCGCAAGTGGTACACCAATCATGGCTGCTCGTTCAGGCGAAGTCGTTAGTGCAAATTATAGTGGTATGGCAGGAAATCATGTTGTAATCAAACATGACAATGGCTATTATTCCTATTATTTACACATGAGTAGCTTAAGTGTCGCAGCAGGACAAAGTGTTAGTGCTGGACAAACTTTAGGGGGCATGGGAACTACTGGAAATTCTACCGGTGTTCACCTACACTTCAGTATTTCAACAGGATTATGGAGTGGTTTTGTTAATCCCGCACCTTTCCTTGGCTTATAA